In the genome of Osmerus mordax isolate fOsmMor3 chromosome 10, fOsmMor3.pri, whole genome shotgun sequence, the window GATCAAGCCTAGTCTTTCAAAGCTCATCTCCATTGATGTTTCCTTGTGGTCTCAGCGCAGCCCCTTAAATCCAATGCCAGCTCAGTGAGACATAGGACAGGTCACCAGCTCAGTGAGACATGGGACAGGTCACCAGCTCAGTGAGACATAGGACAGGTCACCAGCTCAGTGAGACATAGGACAGGTCACCAGCTCAGTGAGACATGGGACAGGTCACCAGCTCAGTGAGACATGGGACAGGTCACCAGCTCAGTGAGACATAGGACAGGTCACCAGCTCAGTGAGACATAGGACAGGTCACCAGCTCAGTGAGACATGGGACAGGTCACCAGCTCAGTGAGACATGGGACAGGTCACCAGCTCAGTGAGACATGGGACAGGTCACCAGCTCAGTGAGACATGGGACAGGTCACCAGCTCAGTGAGACATAGGACAGGTCACCAGCTCTCCCTCATCTACTGACACGTTCTTATGAGACACTAATGGACTGCTGTGTGTTCTGATGCCTCGGATCCCAGTcacctctcagcctctaccGCATGAccccctctcagcctctaccGCATGAccccctctcagcctctaccGCATGAccccctctcagcctctaccGCATGTcatcctctcagcctctactGCATGTcatcctctcagcctctaccgCATGActtcctctcagcctctactGCATGTcatcctctcagcctctaccgCATGActtcctctcagcctctaccgCATGTcatcctctcagcctctaccgCATGActtcctctcagcctctaccgCATGActtcctctcagcctctaccgCATGTcatcctctcagcctctaccgCATGTCATCCTTGTGGACTCACTGGGTTCTTAGAGTCACACTGTGTGTCCATCCTACCCCCCCCCTGCATAGATACAGATGTTTCTTTGAAGGCGCTTCCCGTCGTCACATaaacagatggggggggggaggggcctgcgATGGTAGCCACCCTGTGGAACGTATGCAGTCGGGGGGCGAAGAAGTCGAAGGGATCACAGAggaaacaggggggggggggtggggactgaaacaggaggagggaaagagggggagggagagagggggagggagagagagggagagagggggagggagggagggagagagagagagggggagggagagagggggagggaggaagggagggagagggagacattgggtttgtctctctctctaatccccTGATTGTCACCTGGATGGTGCTCCGGCTTAGATACCTGTTCATTTGTTGTCACCTAACTCcacccctccatgcccccccaccctacccacttcctcccccatcctctaaCTCACAATGAGAACCATAAAAGTGGAGATGAAACCTTCAAAGGTCTTCTGTTTGGATGTGCTTGCTATACTTTAGACTAGagcatgtaaaaaaaatatctaaATTCCTCCTGTCTGACGCACTTGCTTGAATTAGCCACTCTTAAAAAGAATACCCCATCCTTAAAACCAAAACCTGAAATCTCTTTTGCTACTTCTTTTGTTTTGCCTTGTGAAGTGAAGTTACGAGTGTTGTACTTGTCCTGCTTGCTCGGTTTGTTTCATTCAATGAATTTTATGCAATATTATGATCTTGTGTAAAGAAAAAGGACATGTTGCCCTTGCCTGTAGTTGTGTGGCTTCATGATAAATGTTTACATTACTTAGGTTCCAATTACCCTTTTCCTCCACAGCACAATTGTAATGCACACAATGGTACTGTCTTTGAGCACTGATACTGAGTTGTACTttcatatgaaaataaaataaatgtccaACCGGATGTGAGGTCCTTTTATTTACCCTCCGGCCAGCACACAGAACACTCAGCTGAATATCGTTCTGCATGACCCACATCCAGTAAAGCATTCTACCTTTTACAGTTACTGCTGCTAATCTTCTCTTCTCTATCTGGGGTTGCTACTTTGTCTCTGAAAGACTGCCGCAGCAGTGCGCCCGGGTATGGTTTTGTGTGAATATACAGTGTATTGTTTGGTTATATTATCCATAGGAAACTAATATTATTTATCTGTTAACATTAACAACTAGCAAGTTGACAGATAATTGAGTAAGTTTTTACTGTGTGAGTTGGATATAGGCCTACCTTATCTTGTAATTGTCGATGTAGCTCGAAACGTATGCCTACAATTTgaaaccccctcacccctcaccccctcacccctctcaccccctcaccattTAGTTACACAGCATTTTCTACATACCAACAATGTTGTTACTATACCTGTTGCTACATGGTGGTTAATGTAAACCTTCATGTAAAGTGTTTCTATGTAAATAGATGGTAGTGTATGTAACCTTCATGTACAGTGTTGCTATGTAGATGCATGGTAGTTAGATGAGAAGGGGAAGTggatggtgggagagagagagagagagagagagagagagagagagagagagagagagagagagagagagagagagagagagagagagagagagagagagagagagagagagagagagagagagagagagagagagagagagagagaaggaaaaacataaaaacaccTGAATAAAGACTGCATGCCTTTGCTTACGTCGGCCATGCAAGTGATGTTGCAAATGAGGTAGAGACTGTTTCGAGGTTTTTTGCACGCTCCTGTGCTGAGGGGCAGAGCCTGTGTCCTGTGCTGCTCCTCTAGAGTCAGAGTTAGGCCTGACCTCAGAGGGGGAGCATGTGGGGGTCAACAAACCTGCTCATTTAGAGAAACACTTTGTTCCTTtaccagacacttttatccatagAGACGATCTCTGGATCACCACTCAGGGGAGTCCCTGTTCAGGGCACTGGCAGGggacggggtgtgtgtggatggagggagagaagagagaagagagactggCCCTGTCAGAACAACTATTTCGTTTATTTTTAGATGAATGACCTTTTCATACAAAAGGTTgttgtctccaggtgtgttgaGGGTGTTCccctgcatgagtgtgtgtgtgtgggggagcgtGTGGTGGTCCTGTACCTTAGGTACAGACCAATCGTACtgcatcctcctccttcctgccctgAACCACCTGCACACCCATCTTCCTGTATGTCTGCTTTGCATCGTTTGCTTACGTCGACCATGTAAGTGATGTTGCAAATGAGGTAGAGGCTGTTTAGAGGTTGTTTAGCACGCTCCTGTGCTGAGGGGCCCTGTGTGACTGAAGGGATCTGTTATAACCACAGATAACAAGGAAATACTCTTTGGTCTCACGTGAAATGTTCCTAACCAGTGAGGTCAGTGATTTGCCTACCACCTCAGCCCAGTTGGTAAACAACAGTCTGAGCCCTGAGGCATGAATGTCAGGGACTTGATCAATTTTAGGGTCAGAGGTACAGGTGACCAGGGTGGTGATAGAGGTCAGGAGATATGACCTGGTGTAGGGTCAGAGGTACAGGTGACcagggtggtgatggaggtcAGGAGATATGTCCTGGTTCTATGAAGACTGAGATCCATGGATCCCAACTGAAtgtctctccccagcccccagctgGAGTGCTGCCCAGGGTGTCTGAGGGCGTGAACCTGGCAGGTGAAGGACTGATCCAGCAGAGCCTGTGTCCTGTGCTGCTCCTCTAGAGTCAGAGTTAGGCCTGACCTCAGAGGGGGAGCATGTGGGGGTCAATAAACCTGCTCATTTAGAGAAACACTTTGTtcctttagcagacacttttatccatagAGACGtacacaggggggatttgaacctgcgatctCTGGATCACCACTCAGGGGAGTCCCTGTTCAGGGCACTGGCAGGggacggggtgtgtgtggatggagggagagaagagagaagagagactggCCCTGTCAGTTATTTCCTTAACTATTTCCTTGAACATTTTTAGATGACCTTTTCATAAATAAGTTTGTTGTCTGCAGGTGTGTTTAGGGTGTTCCCCTGCATGAATGACAAGTACTGTCCCAAATACTCAGGACATGACATGTTTTACATGGTTCTTCAGGAAATAGATTGAGggaaacaaaaacagcatgaGTGAAAGTCAGCCGtttcagtctgctgtgaacaccACAACCCtcacgtccctctctctcctcaggtaaGGTGCATTTACCTTCCCCTATTATCACCTGTGCATTCCTCACATATCTGCTCCTTTATCACAGTAGAACACCAAGATGTAGAATTTACAGTACAGGGAAGATTTATTTTGTGGGACCAGAATTTTATAAATACATTCACACTTAAAATAGTAATAAAATTAATCCTAAATTTGGATCAAAATCAGTTGATTGTTACAGTTTTGAACAAAACAATCAAATGTATGTCAATTTGAATTTTCTTAATCATTTCGTTCACTTAGTGACGGGATagaaagacaggaaatgtagtgagagatagagagagagagacagagagagacagagagagagagagacagagagagagagagagagagagagagagagagagagagagagagagaggggggacatgCAGCACAgggctggattcaaacccaggcaGCTGGGTTTGAATGTGGTTCCTCACAAAACTATTAAAtatttatgttgttgttgtgtgtttgtgtatctatgtgtctgtttatctctgtgaatgtgtgtgtatctatgtatatgtgaatgtgtatctctttgtgggtgtgtgtatctgtgtgtgtctgtgtgtgtgtgtatctgtgtttatgtatctatgcgtctgtgtgtgtatcaatgtgtgtgtgtagatcagaGCCATGCAGTGCAGAGTCTCATCTGTTGCCCTGCTCCTTGGTAAGAGTCTTTCAAGTCATCAGTCTAGTCAACACACTTCCTACAACcttccagcctctccagctCAGGACAAACTCAATAATGAGATGATTATGTGTTTGCAGAGTTCTGGGTGCTCTCTGCCTGTGCACTGCATCAGTATCATCTGGTCAATATTGATATGAATTGGACTGCTGCCCAGAGATACTGTAGAGAGCACTTTGTTGACCTGGCGACCGTAGACAGCATGGAGGACATGCAGGGCCTGATAAACCAGTTGGGTCGGGTCAAATATCATTTTTGGTCAGGACTGACTAGAAACAGGAGTGCCAGCAGCTGGAAGTGGTCTCTTTCAGGCAGTCAGTTCTACCGAGAAGGAGAGACGGAGTACAGGAACTGGGCCCAGCCAGAGCCAATCACAGGCCAGCCCTGCGCTGCACTGGTCAGCAATGAAACCGGAGTATGGAGAGACTATGCATGTACAAATGCTTACTCTTTTGTCTGTGGTGAGTTAGAATGTTATATTTCTAACAACACATCTTTCATAACAACACATCTTTCAGTTATTAGATGCATGTTTGCTTGCCATGGCCTTCTAGAGGAATTAACTGATGCAGAAAAACACTTTTGTTTCAAAGGCGGAGGGTTTATATTATTTCATGAGAAAATACGTTGgtaacatttttaaatacatGACTGAATAATATTGATGATGGATACTCTTAGGTAATGATCCTGGCAAGCCAAAGTACATCCTGGTTCTAGGACCAAGAACTTGGAGAGACGCTCAGATCTACTGCAGACAGAGTTACACAGACCTGGCCAGCATCAGGAACCAGGCTGAAAACATCGAGATACAGCAACTTGTTCTGGGAGAGAATTCATCTGCCAT includes:
- the LOC136950049 gene encoding proteoglycan 3-like, whose translation is MQCRVSSVALLLEFWVLSACALHQYHLVNIDMNWTAAQRYCREHFVDLATVDSMEDMQGLINQLVSSTEKERRSTGTGPSQSQSQASPALHWSAMKPEYGETMHVQMLTLLSVVSNDPGKPKYILVLGPRTWRDAQIYCRQSYTDLASIRNQAENIEIQQLVLGENSSAIVWIGLFKDDWKWSDGSTSSFRYWLTDQPYDNNGYDYALTHLFY